Part of the Aquila chrysaetos chrysaetos chromosome 6, bAquChr1.4, whole genome shotgun sequence genome, GAGCTGTTTGGGACAAGGCAATGGGGTGAACCCTGCATCCCACTTTGCCTCGGGCCCAGCAAAACCGGCTCTCCATCCCAGCTCCACTCCTCATCCCGGGGCAGACAAAATTCAGCAGAGTCTGTGCAGCTGAGAAGCTGTAACCTGGCTCTGTCTGCACTTGGAGGCTTTGCCAAAAGCACCAGGGACGGCTTTGCATCCTTCCAGGtctgaaatactgttctttACCCCTTCCAGATCGTAATAGACAACGAAACCATTTTAATCCTCGGTGGCTGTGGTGGTCCCAATGCAGTAAGTATCCTGGGGGGAGCATGAGCATGAATTGCACGCATCTCGCTGCAACTGTGAGCCCTGGTTGCTGGACTGGGGAGAGGGGGACCCTGCATATTACCCAGGTGgcattttattctgcaaatcTGGGCATCCACCTGGTAGGTTTTCCAGAGAAGCTGTCTAGCTATTGCTAGAGCTgctttaattaagaaaaaagcacCCCAGGCACTATCTGAGCAGCTTGCTGAGTTTAACTGAGCCTCAGAAGAATTAGCCCTGATTTTATACTGGGACAGAAGATGGAGATGAAGGGATTTGTGCATGGCCATACTAGGGCGTAGTCACTCCTGGGTGGTCAGATCCTGATCTGGGTCACCATTcctctgtctgcagcagcaaagcactgcTCCTACCTCTGATGGGATGATCTCGGCAACAAACCAGGCTCCTAAATCTTAAACCGGACTCTTAAATCTGTCACgcttttcttcacagctgtTTAAAGATGCCTGGCTACTGCACATGCATACAAACCCCTGGACGTGGCAGCCACTCAAGGTGGAGAATGAAGACCACGGAGCCCCAGAGCTGTGGTGCCATCCTGCCTGCAGGGTACGGACGCAGTGGGGTCTCTGCTCTCTCATAGACATCCGTTGATCTTTATTGCCTGCCCAGAATGCTCCATACCCCCTACTTTTTCCCCAATACAGTGCAAAGTGTCATCCTGCGGTTTGTAACCCATtatctccccttctcctcttccaggTGGGACAGTGTGTCGTGGTCTTTAGCCAAGCTCCCAGTGGGAGAGCCCCGCTGAGTCCCAGCCTGAACTCTCGCCCCTCTCCCATCAGTGCCACGCCACCCGCCCTGGTCCCCGAAACACGGGAATACCGCTCTCAATCTCCTGTCAGGAACACGGACGAGGCTCCCTGCGTCAATGGCCGCTGGGGCACCCTGCGACCCAGAGCGCAGAGGCAAACACCTTCAGGATCCCGGGAAGGCAGCCTCTCCCCGGCCAGAGGGGACAGTTCCCCTGTACTCAACGGTGGGAGTTTATCACCCGGAGCCACAGCAGCCGGTGGTGCCTCCTTGGACAGCCCTGTGCAGGTTGTATCACCCAGCACACCTTCCGCAGCTGAAGGATACGACCTAAAAGTGGGGCTCACCCTGGCGCCACGACGGGGATCGCTGCCAGAGCAGAAAGACCTACGTTTGGGATCTGTCGATCTGAGCTGGGAACAGAAACCGGCTTCCATCATCTGCCAGATGGACGGTGTGGAGGGCAGGACAGTCGGCACAAGTGTGAGGAACCCCCCTGAGCAGACCAATGGCATCCACACACCACCCCACGTCGCCACCTCCCTCCCGGGGGCCGTCTCCCCCGGTGCGCTCCGGAGGAGCTTGGAGGCCGTCAAAGCCCTCTCTTCCAAAGGCTCCTCGGCTTCTGCGGCATTGAGCCCTCCCCTGGCTTCTTCCCCGGGGTCCCCGGGTGCCGAAACGGGCTCGGCGGTGCGTCCGGGCTCTACCCAAGGTGACGGCCATTCCTTACCTCCCATTGCCCGCCGCCTGGGCCACCACCCTCCCCAATCCCTCAACGTGGGGAAGCCTTTGTACCAGAGCATGAACTGCAAACCCATGCAGATGTACGTGCTGGACATTAAAGACACCAAGGAAAAAGGACGAGTCAAATGGAAAGTGTTCAACAGCAGTTCCGTGGTGGGGCCGCCTGAAACCAGTTTACACACGGTGGTGCAAGGCAGAGGGGAGTTAATCATATTCGGTGGCCTCATGGACAAGAAACAAAACGTGAAATACTATCCCAAAACTAATGCCTTGTACTTTGTGCGAGCAAAAAGATAATGCGGCCTGAGCCCTTTGCCGCCATcaccttcttccctccctccccgcggctcttccctctcctttccaaGCCCTTACTCTGTCACGCAGGCGTTCAAACTGTGAATTAGGGAGCAAGAAACCAATAAAGTCCAAGCAAAACCTCCAGTGCTGCCCTGCCGGTTCCCAGTAAGACCCCAGTTAAGCGAATCGTGTTTACAGGCGGGGAAGAACCCACGCCACTGCGATCCAAGCCAAGGATTTGGGGTAAGCAGGTAGGGAAATGTGCCATCCAGTATCCTCTTGaggttgttttttattttccgGGGGTTTGAGAGGCTTCATATCTCTCTGAAACTCCTTGTGGGATGTGAGTAAAAGTGGTTTTATATGAACAAGCCAAATACCGGCAGGCAGGAGGCTGTTAGCTTGTGCGCACTGATTATTTCCATGCTTGACTCCGTAAGGAAGACAACAGCAATACCCCACCAGGAATCTTCCAGTGCTGCAAACCTTTGCTCGACACAAAcatgatgccttttttttgcctctcaCCCCTTTGGCCTGCCAGTCTCATTCCTGTCCTCCGTCCAGGACCataagaaggaagaagggacagGTTTTTTGTGTCAAAATgccaaaaatattaataattagcCAGGCATTaacctcctccttttcttgccCTGTGCTGGATCAGGCTTTGGGATCAGCTCTGATCCCTCCTCCtcagcaaaaaaaccacaccatcTAAAAATCCAGTTATTCTCCCAATGCTGAGCAATTTGGCTGCCAATTCCCTTCTAGACTTGAAGGTTTTGTTTCACTCAACAGCCCAAACCCATTCAAGGCTGAACCAGCACCTTGTAGCCTGGGACCaggatgttttttttctagtcaaAAAGATGAATATTAGTCAATCTTGAGGGTGTGAGCAGCCCCAATAGCAGTAACTGCACCTCATCTTTGCACGTGCCTCCTTCCgcaaagattaaaacaaattaaaatccGAAGGGATTGAACCTGTGCGTCCTTCTGGGACAacctccccccttccctttcccatcaAGATGATGGGGGGTGGGAAAAATGGGTGGATTCTGCCAGGTTTTGGTCAACAACCTCCAGCACCCGAAAAGTAGGGAACCCTCCCCAAACCGGCAGCGCCATGACGTGGccccttttcccctcttcccccccccccccacccctccatccccactGAGCTTTTTGCCGGTCAGAGCCTTAAATCGCATCCCAGCCGCATAGGGATGGGGAGGGTTTTGCTTCATCTGCGGCTTTTCCACCTCTGTAAATAAATCCCTCGTTAAATCCAGCCTCTCCCACTCCAATCCCAAACGTATTTGATTTGTCCTAAGGGAaggcaaaatgcaatttttaccCCCAAAACCTTGGGACCACCTAGGGTGatctatgaaatattttcttctccacttTAAGCTTCTCCGTGAGGAAGGCGGTCGGGGCTTTGGCATCgattccctcctcccctttgcATGTCTCTTGTCATCCACCccaaaaaaagtcaaaaaaggGATGGACGGTGGCTTGGCGTTGGGTTGACATCCTTCTCCTTGCGTGGAGCATCCTTCGAGGGACATTTTCCCAACGTTTATGTGGTCTCCGTCCTCGACTGGTCCCAAAATCCCCCTAACTGGCCCCAAACCTGCCAAGCGGCCGGGGCCATCCCTCTTCCGTCCCCAGCGGTCGCGGAAAGGCATGTTCTGCACCGTTAACAATAAATTCATCCCAAAATTTTGACACCCCTGCCACGTGAGCCGCTGGTGCTGTGAGcgaggtgtgtgtgtgtgtcccccacAACTCAGGTGTCCCCCCACATCGTTGTCCCAGGCTTGGCCGAGTGTAGGAATGAAAAGCGATTTTCGGTGATATTTAAAATCTTGTGtacattttggggggggggggtaatgggttccccccttccccctaTCCCAATGAATTTTTAGCagtttaacaaataaaaaggaaaagaaatggatggTTGgtccttttgggggggggggggggggtggaaatgCTGTGGAGGGAAACCTCCACTGCGCTTCCCACAAGTTTGGGGGTGAAAAGGGGGATTTGGGGTCTTACTGGGTAAAAATAAGGGCAATATCTGTGCTACGGGATGTTGGAGCAATAGAGGTGGAAAAAAGGGGGGCACAAGGTTGGGGTGAGGAACGGGAGGTTTCAGAAAAAACGGGGTAGTGCTGGAAAATTGACCACAAAACCTGCTGGGGCTGGAAATGGGGGAGTCCTGAAGCCTGCTAGGGCTGGAGATTTAGGACCCCAAAGCATTCCAGTATCGGTAATTAGGGATGGGGACCCCAAAGCCTGTGGGGGGGTGGAAACCGGGGACCCCAAAGTCTTTGGGGGCTGGAAAGTGGGGACCACGTACCGGGCAGCGCTGGGCACAGGCTGCCGCCTCATGCCAGCCCAGGCACGTAGGGGCTtcccccgctcccggccccaTATCGCCTACAGGGCTGGGAACCCCCATCCCCTCTAGCGTCCGGGTCTCCCATAGGGCCGCCCCCCCATAAACTATAGGGTCGGGGTCCGCTTCACTCCACGTGTCTCCCCTTTCCCGCCTCCCGCGCATGCGCCGCGGTAAGGGAGGCGGGGCGCGGGCGAGGCTACGCCCCCTCGCTGACATCATCCCGAGGCGGAAGCGGCCACAGGTGAGGCGGAGAGGCCGCGCCTTAAAGGGACCGCggcggggggaggaaggggagggataccccatggcgggggggggggggggggcaggcgtTGCATCCCCTTTGCAGGGGTTTGGGGTGCAGGGAGCCGCTTGGGGGGTGCAGGGGCCacggggaggggcagggggctgcgtTGCAGCCGTTTTGCATGTTTGGGGGGGTAAGGAGCcaatggggggggggcagagaccCCATGAGGGGGCTGCGTTGCACCCACCCTGCAGGGTTTGGGGTGCAAGGAccacggggggggggcgatGACCCCAGAGGGGG contains:
- the FBXO42 gene encoding F-box only protein 42 isoform X1, giving the protein MASSSDSEDDGFMAVDPEDAVVEGTMEQDDEPHAELEVEETRHNRSMLELPEEVLEYILSFLSPYQEHKTAALVCKQWYRLIKGVAHQCYHGFIKAVQEGNIQWESRTYPYPGTPITQRFSHSACYYDANQSMYVFGGCTQSSCNAAFNDLWRLDLNSKEWIRPLASGSYPSPKAGATLVVYKDLLVLFGGWTRPSPYPLHQPERFFDEIHTYSPSKNWWNCIVTTHGPPPMAGHSSCVIEDKMIVFGGSLGSRQMSNDVWVLDLEQWAWSKPNISGPSPHPRGGQSQIVIDNETILILGGCGGPNALFKDAWLLHMHTNPWTWQPLKVENEDHGAPELWCHPACRVGQCVVVFSQAPSGRAPLSPSLNSRPSPISATPPALVPETREYRSQSPVRNTDEAPCVNGRWGTLRPRAQRQTPSGSREGSLSPARGDSSPVLNGGSLSPGATAAGGASLDSPVQVVSPSTPSAAEGYDLKVGLTLAPRRGSLPEQKDLRLGSVDLSWEQKPASIICQMDGVEGRTVGTSVRNPPEQTNGIHTPPHVATSLPGAVSPGALRRSLEAVKALSSKGSSASAALSPPLASSPGSPGAETGSAVRPGSTQGDGHSLPPIARRLGHHPPQSLNVGKPLYQSMNCKPMQMYVLDIKDTKEKGRVKWKVFNSSSVVGPPETSLHTVVQGRGELIIFGGLMDKKQNVKYYPKTNALYFVRAKR
- the FBXO42 gene encoding F-box only protein 42 isoform X3, which gives rise to MYVFGGCTQSSCNAAFNDLWRLDLNSKEWIRPLASGSYPSPKAGATLVVYKDLLVLFGGWTRPSPYPLHQPERFFDEIHTYSPSKNWWNCIVTTHGPPPMAGHSSCVIEDKMIVFGGSLGSRQMSNDVWVLDLEQWAWSKPNISGPSPHPRGGQSQIVIDNETILILGGCGGPNALFKDAWLLHMHTNPWTWQPLKVENEDHGAPELWCHPACRVGQCVVVFSQAPSGRAPLSPSLNSRPSPISATPPALVPETREYRSQSPVRNTDEAPCVNGRWGTLRPRAQRQTPSGSREGSLSPARGDSSPVLNGGSLSPGATAAGGASLDSPVQVVSPSTPSAAEGYDLKVGLTLAPRRGSLPEQKDLRLGSVDLSWEQKPASIICQMDGVEGRTVGTSVRNPPEQTNGIHTPPHVATSLPGAVSPGALRRSLEAVKALSSKGSSASAALSPPLASSPGSPGAETGSAVRPGSTQGDGHSLPPIARRLGHHPPQSLNVGKPLYQSMNCKPMQMYVLDIKDTKEKGRVKWKVFNSSSVVGPPETSLHTVVQGRGELIIFGGLMDKKQNVKYYPKTNALYFVRAKR
- the FBXO42 gene encoding F-box only protein 42 isoform X2, producing MSDTYLQPQEPVLIRVVLKLRIFFNNFGSCHFRYFEEWRRHACAGCPQQPGERGKTGSYPSPKAGATLVVYKDLLVLFGGWTRPSPYPLHQPERFFDEIHTYSPSKNWWNCIVTTHGPPPMAGHSSCVIEDKMIVFGGSLGSRQMSNDVWVLDLEQWAWSKPNISGPSPHPRGGQSQIVIDNETILILGGCGGPNALFKDAWLLHMHTNPWTWQPLKVENEDHGAPELWCHPACRVGQCVVVFSQAPSGRAPLSPSLNSRPSPISATPPALVPETREYRSQSPVRNTDEAPCVNGRWGTLRPRAQRQTPSGSREGSLSPARGDSSPVLNGGSLSPGATAAGGASLDSPVQVVSPSTPSAAEGYDLKVGLTLAPRRGSLPEQKDLRLGSVDLSWEQKPASIICQMDGVEGRTVGTSVRNPPEQTNGIHTPPHVATSLPGAVSPGALRRSLEAVKALSSKGSSASAALSPPLASSPGSPGAETGSAVRPGSTQGDGHSLPPIARRLGHHPPQSLNVGKPLYQSMNCKPMQMYVLDIKDTKEKGRVKWKVFNSSSVVGPPETSLHTVVQGRGELIIFGGLMDKKQNVKYYPKTNALYFVRAKR